One window from the genome of Salvia miltiorrhiza cultivar Shanhuang (shh) chromosome 7, IMPLAD_Smil_shh, whole genome shotgun sequence encodes:
- the LOC130991776 gene encoding putative late blight resistance protein homolog R1A-10, translating into MAYNLQPLITILQQILNPEETRWVVDHNKPQLQSLLQKAASMEQILEKSSLPQNIESLESQIREAAHQAEDIIESQMVDQMLSSLGGVRFTFSTPDLQQVKQQLDSAMEQVLKLAEGKTMPSGISSSGASQLPNLSSKRVVVGVDEALFQLMDRLTGMQSKLEIVPIVGMGGIGKTTLARKLYKHPSIVDHFSYLAWTTISQLYNMRAILFGLLCCIIGKECEQHNEKGDGELKDILYKSLYGRRYMIVLDDIWSTTFWDEIRMYFPDNNNRSRIVITTRESAVAKYADSKSLQHQVQLLNKSDSWDLLRQIVFGEEDCPHELQRIGEKISSDCGGLPLAISVIGGLLSKVERSKDVWKNIGNNVRAAIGELDKQFSNILSLSYNHLPVHLKPCFLYLGAFPEDYEIKASRLVRMWVAEGFLKTNGEKSLEEEAEDYLKSLVERNLLLVRRYKYGRAKSYNIHDLLRDLCIRKGDDEKFLWVKNAPEATFSNLRRVSIHTPYGMEDDEYASSEMSLARSFLHFVELDWHISPMDRNLSPFVITSNLLRVLDLLEIYMNVFPREILQLVNLRYLAVYCYSLPRSGISRLCNLQTLIAMLLNDYDPPHEFWEMSELRHLIVLCAKLGIKDDYTKRIVLQKMQTIRCVNLSDLSPSAIRGFLESIPNIKSLGIIYEQEESWLSEVANLTHLRKLETFRWWSDDAALPAFKFPSTLRKLSLVDCLINPAVLRTLCAAPNLEVLKIRRCTFESKETNEEWEKAANEEWEIAEGYEFRSLQFLQLKYLELVRWRADETNFPQLRHLFIRRCYDLEEIPAAIGEIPTLQLIELQWCSDSVVASAKQILEQQQSEYENYDLQLRIVS; encoded by the coding sequence ATGGCTTACAATCTTCAACCACTCATCACCATCTTACAACAAATCTTGAATCCTGAAGAAACACGTTGGGTTGTTGATCACAACAAACCACAACTCCAATCCCTCCTCCAAAAAGCTGCTTCTATGGAGCAGATTCTTGAAAAATCTTCACTCCCCCAAAACATAGAAAGTTTGGAAAGTCAAATTAGAGAGGCAGCACATCAAGCAGAAGATATCATCGAATCTCAGATGGTTGATCAAATGCTTTCCAGCCTTGGAGGCGTGAGATTTACTTTTTCAACGCCTGATCTACAACAAGTAAAGCAACAACTTGATTCTGCAATGGAACAAGTGCTTAAGCTCGCGGAGGGGAAGACGATGCCGAGTGGCATTTCATCCAGCGGCGCTTCTCAGTTGCCAAATCTGAGTTCGAAGAGAGTCGTGGTGGGAGTTGATGAAGCTTTGTTCCAGTTGATGGATCGGCTGACCGGGATGCAGAGCAAGCTGGAGATCGTGCCCATCGTGGGTATGGGTGGTATAGGTAAAACCACTCTTGCTCGTAAACTTTATAAACATCCTTCCATTGTTGATCACTTTAGCTATCTTGCTTGGACCACAATTTCACAACTCTACAATATGCGAGCAATTCTATTCGGCCTTCTATGTTGCATAATTGGAAAAGAATGTGAGCAACATAATGAAAAGGGAGATGGTGAGTTAAAAGATATTTTGTATAAGAGCTTGTATGGTAGAAGATACATGATTGTATTAGATGATATTTGGAGCACCACATTTTGGGATGAGATAAGAATGTACTTTCCAGACAACAATAACAGGAGTCGGATTGTGATCACCACTAGGGAATCAGCTGTTGCGAAATATGCAGACTCGAAGAGTCTGCAGCATCAGGTGCAGCTCCTAAACAAGTCTGACAGTTGGGATCTACTTCGCCAAATTGTGTTTGGAGAAGAGGATTGCCCTCATGAATTACAGAGGATAGGAGAGAAGATTTCAAGTGATTGCGGTGGGCTTCCTCTTGCCATCAGCGTGATTGGAGGGTTGTTGTCAAAAGTGGAAAGATCAAAGGATGTTTGGAAGAATATTGGGAACAATGTAAGAGCTGCAATTGGTGAATTAGACAAGCAGTTCTCCAATATACTATCCTTAAGTTATAACCATTTGCCGGTTCACTTGAAACCATGTTTCCTCTATCTGGGAGCATTCCCCGAAGATTACGAGATTAAGGCCTCGAGACTCGTACGTATGTGGGTAGCTGAAGGATTTTTGAAAACAAATGGAGAAAAAAGTTTGGAGGAAGAGGCAGAGGATTATCTAAAGTCACTCGTAGAAAGGAATCTACTTTTGGTTAGACGTTATAAGTATGGAAGAGCAAAGAGCTACAACATTCATGATCTTTTGAGAGATTTATGCATCAGGAAAGGTGATGATGAGAAGTTTCTATGGGTCAAGAATGCCCCAGAGGCCACATTCTCTAACCTGAGGCGTGTGAGTATTCATACACCATATGGAATGGAAGATGATGAGTATGCTTCATCTGAGATGTCACTTGCTCGATCATTTCTACACTTTGTCGAGTTGGATTGGCATATATCTCCGATGGATAGGAATCTATCTCCCTTTGTTATCACATCAAACTTGCTTAGGGTGTTGGATTTATTGGAAATTTATATGAATGTGTTTCCAAGAGAGATATTACAACTTGTGAACCTACGCTACTTAGCTGTCTATTGTTATTCATTACCTAGAAGCGGAATATCAAGATTGTGTAATTTACAGACGTTGATCGCTATGCTACTCAACGATTACGACCCACCTCATGAGTTTTGGGAGATGTCTGAGTTGAGACATCTCATCGTCTTGTGTGCAAAGCTCGGGATTAAAGATGATTACACGAAAAGAATCGTTCTGCAGAAGATGCAGACGATAAGGTGTGTGAACCTAAGTGACCTAAGTCCTTCAGCTATTAGAGGTTTCTTGGAAAGCATTCCAAATATAAAAAGCTTGGGAATCATTTATGAGCAAGAAGAGTCATGGTTGAGTGAAGTAGCTAATCTCACCCATCTCCGGAAACTCGAAACGTTTAGATGGTGGTCAGATGATGCTGCACTGCCAGCATTCAAATTTCCATCTACTCTTAGAAAATTAAGTCTGGTAGACTGTCTTATAAATCCGGCAGTCTTGAGGACTCTATGTGCAGCACCGAATCTGGAAGTGCTCAAGATACGCAGATGTACCTTCGAAAGCAAAGAGACAAATGAAGAGTGGGAAAAAGCAGCAAATGAAGAGTGGGAAATAGCAGAAGGATATGAATTCAGGTCATTGCAGTTTCTACAACTCAAATATTTAGAACTGGTGCGTTGGAGAGCTGATGAAACCAACTTCCCTCAACTCCGCCATCTCTTTATACGACGTTGTTATGATCTAGAGGAAATCCCTGCCGCCATTGGAGAAATCCCAACCCTCCAATTAATCGAGTTACAATGGTGCAGTGATTCCGTTGTGGCCTCAGCAAAACAGATTCTGGAGCAGCAACAATCTGAATATGAAAACTACGACCTCCAACTTCGTATCGTCTCATAA
- the LOC130991788 gene encoding putative late blight resistance protein homolog R1A-10 codes for MAYNLQPLITILQQILNPEQSCWIVDHNKPQLESLLQKAAYLQQILEKSSLPKNIENLESQIRDAAHRAEDIIESQMVDQILSSPEGERFTFSTPDLQQVMQLLDSAMEQVVKLAEEKTMPSGSSSSGASLLQDPSLKSVVVGVDEDLMQLKDRLTGMQSKLEIVPIVGMGGIGKTTLARKLYDDPSIVMHFEYARAWATISQDYNMKAILLSLLRCIIGKECDQHNEKGDGELKDILYRSLYGRRYMIVLDDIWSTKFWDEIRMYFPDNNNRSRIVITTRESDVAKYADSKSVQHQVQLLSESQSWDLLRQIVFGEEDWPRELQGIGEKISSDCGGLPLAISVIGGLLSKLERSKDVWENIGNNVRAAIGESDKQFSNILSLSYNHLPLHLKPCFLYMGAFPEDYEIKASRLIKMWIGEGFVKTNGEKSLDEEAEDYLKSLVERNLLSVKRCNWYGKPKSYNIHDLLRDVCMRKADDEKFLCVKNAPEVTFSNLRRMSFHTSDGVEVDEYASSEMSLARSCVVYDAALDLSPMFGILSLLRVLDLLAMVFSEFPEEILRLVNLRYLAIDCYSLPSSGISRLCNLQTLIATNLSDDLVPAELWEMSELRHLILDIEGDDDHVKIIVLKKLQTLRCVKLSSSDIWVVSWKEFQI; via the coding sequence ATGGCTTACAATCTTCAACCCCTCATCACCATCCTACAACAAATCTTGAATCCTGAACAATCATGCTGGATTGTTGATCACAACAAACCACAACTCGAATCCCTCCTCCAAAAAGCTGCTTATCTGCAGCAGATCCTTGAAAAATCTTCACTCCCCAAAAACATAGAAAACTTGGAAAGTCAAATCAGAGATGCAGCACATAGAGCAGAAGATATCATTGAATCTCAGATGGTTGATCAAATTCTTTCCAGCCCCGAAGGCGAGAGGTTCACTTTTTCCACACCAGATCTACAACAAGTAATGCAACTACTTGATTCCGCAATGGAACAAGTGGTGAAACTTGCAGAGGAGAAGACAATGCCGAGTGGTAGTTCATCGAGTGGTGCTTCTCTGTTGCAAGATCCGAGTTTGAAGAGCGTCGTGGTGGGAGTTGATGAAGATCTGATGCAGTTGAAGGATCGGCTGACTGGGATGCAGAGCAAGCTGGAGATAGTGCCCATCGTTGGTATGGGTGGTATAGGTAAAACAACTCTTGCTCGAAAACTTTATGATGATCCTTCCATTGTTATGCACTTTGAATATGCTCGTGCTTGGGCCACAATTTCACAAGATTATAATATGAAGGCAATTCTATTAAGCCTTCTTCGCTGCATAATTGGAAAAGAATGTGACCAACATAATGAAAAGGGAGATGGTGAGTTAAAAGATATCTTGTATAGGAGCTTGTATGGTAGAAGATACATGATTGTATTAGATGATATTTGGAGCACCAAGTTCTGGGATGAGATAAGAATGTACTTCCCAGATAACAATAACAGGAGTCGGATCGTGATCACCACTAGGGAATCAGATGTCGCCAAATATGCTGACTCTAAGAGCGTGCAGCATCAGGTGCAGCTACTAAGCGAGTCTCAAAGTTGGGATCTACTTCGCCAAATTGTGTTTGGAGAAGAGGATTGGCCTCGTGAATTACAAGGGATAGGAGAGAAGATTTCAAGTGATTGTGGTGGGCTTCCTCTTGCCATCAGTGTGATTGGAGGGCTCTTGTCCAAGTTGGAAAGATCAAAAGATGTTTGGGAGAATATTGGGAACAACGTGAGAGCTGCGATTGGTGAATCAGACAAGCAGTTCTCGAATATACTATCCTTAAGCTATAACCATTTGCCGCTTCACTTGAAACCATGTTTCCTATATATGGGAGCTTTCCCTGAAGATTACGAAATTAAGGCCTCGAGACTCATAAAGATGTGGATAGGGGAAGGATTTGTGAAAACAAATGGAGAAAAAAGTTTGGATGAAGAGGCAGAGGATTATCTAAAGTCACTCGTGGAAAGGAATCTACTTTCGGTTAAACGTTGTAATTGGTATGGAAAACCAAAGAGCTACAACATCCATGATCTTTTGAGAGACGTATGCATGAGAAAAGCTGATGATGAGAAGTTTCTATGCGTCAAGAATGCCCCTGAGGTCACGTTCTCTAACCTGCGTCGTATGAGTTTTCACACATCAGATGGAGTGGAAGTTGATGAGTATGCTTCATCCGAGATGTCGCTTGCTCGATCATGTGTGGTCTATGATGCCGCACTGGACTTATCTCCCATGTTTGGCATACTAAGCTTGCTTAGGGTGTTGGATTTGTTGGCAATGGTTTTCAGTGAGTTCCCGGAAGAAATATTACGACTTGTGAACCTACGCTACTTGGCTATCGACTGCTATTCATTACCTAGCAGTGGAATATCAAGATTGTGTAATTTGCAAACTTTGATTGCTACTAATCTATCCGACGACTTGGTCCCAGCTGAGCTGTGGGAGATGTCTGAGTTAAGACATCTCATATTGGATATAGAAGGTGATGATGATCACGTGAAAATAATAGTTCTGAAGAAGCTGCAGACTCTACGGTGTGTGAAGCTAAGTAGTTCAGATATTTGGGTGGTTTCTTGGAAAGAATTCCAAATATAA
- the LOC130993082 gene encoding putative late blight resistance protein homolog R1A-3: protein MGRCTFKTKETSQELEEEEEEEDEEEEEWEIEEGDEFSSLQFLQLNYLDVVRWRADETNFPRLRHLILRGCYHLEEIPAGIGEIPTLQLIELEECSDSAVASAKQIQEEQQSEYGNYDLQLRIVSY from the coding sequence ATGGGACGCTGTACCTTCAAAACCAAGGAGACGAGTCAAGagttagaagaagaagaagaagaagaagacgaagaagaagaagagtggGAAATAGAAGAAGGAGATGAGTTCAGCTCATTGCAGTTTCTACAACTCAATTATTTAGATGTGGTGCGTTGGAGAGCTGATGAAACTAACTTCCCTAGACTCCGACATCTCATTTTACGAGGTTGTTATCATCTTGAGGAAATCCCCGCCGGCATTGGAGAAATCCCAACCCTCCAATTAATCGAGTTAGAAGAGTGCAGCGATTCTGCAGTGGCCTCAGCCAAACAGATTCAGGAAGAGCAGCAATCTGAATACGGAAACTACGACCTCCAACTTCGTATCGTCTCATATTAG